One genomic segment of Natrononativus amylolyticus includes these proteins:
- a CDS encoding copper resistance protein CopD, with product MIDLLAHVLARTAHLVFAAIWAGSVFYVALVVLPLARDGAFNTTKPLETLSSKLTTISRASAVVLLLTGGHMAGTGYSIGGGTGPDLFTSPNGQLVLLMVVLWLVLAALVEIGASRFESGLNGKKLREPAHEALPVFRAAAVVAVGLLVVAGLITTNAAYLF from the coding sequence ATGATCGATCTCCTCGCCCACGTGCTGGCGCGAACCGCCCACCTGGTGTTCGCCGCGATCTGGGCCGGGAGCGTCTTCTACGTCGCGCTGGTCGTGTTGCCGCTGGCCCGGGACGGGGCGTTCAACACGACGAAGCCGCTCGAGACGCTCTCGAGCAAGCTGACAACGATCTCGCGGGCGAGCGCCGTCGTCCTGTTGCTGACAGGCGGACACATGGCGGGCACCGGCTACAGCATCGGCGGCGGCACCGGTCCGGACCTGTTCACGTCGCCGAACGGCCAGCTCGTCCTCCTGATGGTCGTCCTCTGGCTCGTGCTGGCCGCCCTCGTCGAGATCGGCGCGAGCCGCTTCGAGTCGGGGCTCAACGGGAAGAAGCTCCGCGAGCCCGCACACGAGGCGCTCCCGGTGTTTCGCGCGGCGGCCGTCGTCGCGGTCGGGCTGCTCGTCGTCGCGGGGCTGATCACCACGAACGCGGCGTACCTGTTCTGA
- a CDS encoding aconitate hydratase has product MGQTLTEKILEDHLVEGELETGEEIGIEIDQVLTQDTTGTMVWLQFEAMGLDEVQTEIAAQYCDHQTYQFDFKNTDDHRFLRSAAGTYGAHFSRPGNGICHNVHRENFAAPGKTLLGSDSHTPTPGGLGQLAIGAGGIDVTVAMGGAPYYIEMPEVVEVRLEGELPEWATAKDVILEMLRRLSVKGGVGKILEYTGPGAESLTAPERMTITNMGTELGATSSIFGTDEQTEDYLERVDRGDEYVELQPDDDAEYDDQIVVDLDDLEPLIATPSMPDNVVPVREVAGTDVEQVIIGSCTNGAYEDILPAAKMLEGREVDKKTEMIVAPGSKQASEMLAREGWVAEMMAAGVNFSEATCGACIGIGHVPASNSVSLRTFNRNFEGRSGIEDDNVYLCSPEVAAAAALAGEIVDPRDLADELGDLEDPGFELPDEYTGSKADLISPEEAVDDELVKGPNIGDVPLRDQLAGDLAGEALLKMGDNITTDHIIPATQDILMYRSNVPKLSEFTLSRVDETFAERALEADGGFLVAGENYGQGSSREHAALCPMYLGVEGVLAQSFARIHRANLFNFGIIPLTIDEEAYENIDQGDEIEIVDDVREAVTSGAEEFTVRVNDDYEITAQLNASERERDILAAGGKLSWTKDQAEDSGAATADD; this is encoded by the coding sequence ATGGGACAAACGCTTACGGAGAAAATTCTCGAGGACCACCTCGTCGAAGGCGAGCTCGAAACCGGCGAGGAGATCGGGATCGAGATCGACCAGGTACTGACCCAGGACACGACGGGGACGATGGTCTGGCTCCAGTTCGAGGCGATGGGACTGGACGAGGTCCAGACCGAGATCGCCGCCCAGTACTGTGACCACCAGACCTACCAGTTCGACTTCAAGAACACCGACGACCACCGCTTCCTTCGTTCTGCCGCCGGCACGTACGGCGCTCACTTCTCGCGCCCCGGCAACGGCATCTGTCACAACGTCCACCGCGAGAACTTCGCCGCGCCCGGTAAGACGCTGCTCGGCTCCGACAGCCACACACCCACGCCCGGCGGACTCGGCCAGCTCGCCATCGGCGCCGGCGGAATCGACGTCACCGTCGCGATGGGCGGCGCTCCTTACTACATCGAGATGCCCGAGGTCGTCGAAGTACGGCTGGAGGGCGAACTCCCGGAATGGGCCACCGCGAAGGACGTTATCCTCGAGATGCTGCGCCGGCTCTCCGTCAAGGGCGGCGTCGGCAAGATCCTCGAGTACACCGGCCCCGGCGCCGAGAGCCTCACCGCCCCCGAGCGGATGACGATCACCAACATGGGCACCGAGCTCGGCGCGACGAGCTCGATCTTCGGCACCGACGAGCAGACCGAGGACTACTTAGAGCGCGTCGACCGCGGCGACGAGTACGTCGAGCTCCAGCCCGACGACGACGCCGAGTACGACGACCAGATCGTCGTCGACTTAGACGACCTCGAGCCGCTGATCGCGACGCCGTCGATGCCCGACAACGTCGTCCCGGTCCGCGAGGTCGCCGGCACCGACGTCGAGCAGGTCATCATCGGCTCGTGTACCAACGGCGCCTACGAGGACATCCTCCCGGCCGCGAAGATGCTCGAGGGCCGCGAGGTCGACAAGAAGACCGAGATGATCGTCGCCCCGGGCTCCAAGCAGGCCTCCGAGATGCTCGCCCGCGAGGGGTGGGTCGCCGAGATGATGGCCGCCGGCGTCAACTTCTCCGAGGCCACCTGCGGGGCGTGTATCGGCATCGGCCACGTCCCCGCCTCCAACTCCGTCTCGCTGCGGACGTTCAACCGCAACTTCGAGGGCCGCTCGGGTATCGAGGACGACAACGTCTACCTCTGTTCGCCGGAGGTCGCCGCCGCCGCGGCGCTGGCCGGCGAGATCGTCGACCCCCGCGACCTGGCCGACGAACTCGGCGACCTCGAGGACCCTGGCTTCGAGCTTCCCGACGAGTACACCGGCTCGAAAGCCGACCTCATCAGCCCCGAGGAGGCCGTCGACGACGAGCTCGTCAAGGGCCCCAACATCGGCGACGTGCCGCTTCGCGACCAGCTCGCGGGCGACCTCGCCGGCGAGGCGCTGCTCAAGATGGGCGACAACATCACGACCGACCACATCATTCCCGCGACCCAAGACATCCTGATGTACCGGTCGAACGTCCCCAAACTGAGCGAGTTCACCCTCTCCCGCGTCGACGAGACGTTCGCCGAGCGCGCCCTCGAGGCCGACGGCGGCTTCCTCGTCGCCGGCGAGAACTACGGCCAGGGCTCCTCGCGCGAACACGCCGCGCTCTGTCCGATGTACCTCGGCGTCGAGGGCGTTCTCGCCCAGAGCTTCGCCCGAATTCACCGCGCGAACCTCTTTAACTTCGGGATCATCCCGCTGACGATCGACGAGGAGGCCTACGAGAACATCGACCAGGGTGACGAGATCGAGATCGTCGACGACGTCCGCGAGGCCGTCACGAGCGGCGCCGAGGAGTTCACCGTCCGCGTCAACGACGACTACGAGATCACGGCCCAGCTCAACGCCTCCGAGCGCGAACGCGACATCCTCGCCGCGGGCGGCAAGCTCTCCTGGACGAAAGACCAGGCGGAGGACTCCGGCGCCGCCACCGCCGACGACTAG
- a CDS encoding metal-dependent hydrolase encodes MMATTHAFAALAVVAPLAHVSPELAAPLAVGALLGGIAPDLDVVLTHRRTLHFPVLGAAPAVLAAGVAAVAPSSTSVAVAAFFGAAWLHAASDALGGGLEMNPWSNPTERAVYDHLRGRWIRPRRWVRYDGAPEDAALAVVLAVPALVVFDGVLAAAVAGGVAVSLGYALLRRRIAEWSPEWLE; translated from the coding sequence ATGATGGCGACGACCCACGCGTTCGCCGCGCTCGCGGTGGTCGCGCCGCTCGCGCACGTCTCGCCCGAACTCGCGGCGCCGCTGGCGGTCGGTGCACTCCTCGGGGGGATCGCCCCGGACCTCGACGTCGTCCTCACCCACCGGCGGACCCTCCACTTCCCCGTCCTCGGCGCCGCTCCGGCGGTGCTCGCGGCGGGGGTCGCCGCCGTCGCACCCTCGAGCACCTCCGTCGCCGTCGCCGCGTTTTTCGGCGCGGCGTGGCTCCACGCGGCGAGCGACGCCCTCGGCGGGGGCCTCGAGATGAACCCCTGGAGCAATCCCACCGAGCGGGCCGTCTATGACCACCTGCGAGGGCGGTGGATCCGTCCCCGGCGGTGGGTTCGGTACGACGGCGCGCCGGAGGACGCCGCGCTGGCCGTCGTCCTCGCGGTGCCCGCCCTCGTCGTCTTCGACGGGGTACTCGCCGCGGCGGTCGCGGGCGGGGTGGCCGTCTCGCTCGGCTACGCGCTGCTCCGCCGGCGCATCGCCGAGTGGTCGCCGGAGTGGCTCGAGTAG
- a CDS encoding deoxyuridine 5'-triphosphate nucleotidohydrolase, which produces MYRSGAFVADHVSPTAADQVQPNGVDLTLDVVFDQLEPGRITADGTEIGDRVARPLEQLDRKAPDTYYLPEGTYVARYRERIAIPEGHVGFVYPRSSLMRNSCMLNTAVWDAGYEGRGEGLLQVHHDIELERGARIAQLVFAEADHEEIYDGSYQGENLD; this is translated from the coding sequence ATGTACCGCTCCGGCGCCTTCGTCGCCGACCACGTCTCCCCGACCGCAGCCGACCAGGTCCAGCCCAACGGCGTCGACCTCACCCTCGACGTCGTCTTCGACCAGCTCGAGCCCGGCCGCATCACCGCCGACGGCACGGAGATCGGCGACCGGGTCGCCCGCCCGCTCGAGCAACTCGACCGGAAAGCGCCCGACACCTACTACCTCCCCGAGGGCACCTACGTCGCCCGCTACCGCGAGCGGATCGCGATTCCGGAGGGACACGTCGGCTTCGTCTACCCCCGCTCGTCGCTGATGCGCAACTCCTGTATGCTCAACACCGCCGTCTGGGACGCCGGCTACGAGGGCCGCGGCGAGGGGCTGTTGCAGGTCCACCACGACATCGAACTCGAGCGCGGCGCGAGGATCGCCCAGCTGGTGTTCGCCGAGGCCGACCACGAGGAAATCTACGACGGCAGCTACCAGGGCGAGAACCTGGACTGA